In Solidesulfovibrio carbinoliphilus subsp. oakridgensis, the sequence GATGCGCGCGAGCGCCTCCTCGGCCCGGCGGCGCATGCGGAAAAGGGCCCGCATGCACGTCAGGTCGTTTTCCCCGGCAATGGCGGACAGGGCTTCCACGGCCACGGCCAGCTTGGCCTTCTCGTCCATGGCCACGATGGAGGCCACGGCCTCCGCTTCCACGATCTGCCTGACTTCCTTGACCTTGGCCAGCGATGCGACGCTTGCGCTCATTGATCCTTCCCCCGGAGTCGCCTTGGTGGCGGTTGCGTTTCGGCGGGCGTCATACTCCCGGGGGCGGACGGTGTAAAGCGTTCGATCGGGTGTTGACCCTGGGCTTGGAAGCGGCTGTTGACCCCGGCCTTGGAAAAGGAATAGAACGAGAGTAAGCGGCGCGGCCTGTTTGAGGGATCGCGCGCGGAGGGACAAGCCGTGGGCAGGTTACCCTTGGACGCCCTGGAACCGGGCATGACCCTGGCGTCGGACCTTCTGGGAGCCGACGGCCAGATGCTGTTGCCCAAGGGCATGGTCCTTGGCGAGAGCCATATCGCGAGCCTGCGCCGCCGGGGCGTGGCCGGAGCCGACGTGGCCGGGCCCGGGGACGCGGAGGCCGAGGCCGACGCGGCCATCGATCCCGCCCTTGTCGAGCAGAGCGCCGCCCACGTGGGCCGCCGGTTCGTGGTCAACGACCTCGCCCATCCGGCCATGGCCGCCCTCTACGAGGCGGCCGTCATGGACCTGGCCCGGTCCCTGGCCGCGGGCGCCCCCCTGCCGGCCGACAGCCTTCCGAGCCCCCGGGCCGAATCCATGGGCGACCTCTTTTTCAAGGAAGAGGGCGGCGCGGCCGATCTGGTGGAAAGCGAGGTCAAGCTCGCCTCCTTTCCGGACATCTATTTCAAGATCAGGCAGGTCCTCGACTCTCCGGTCAGCACCCCGGTCCAGGTGGCCGACGTCATCAGCAAGGACACGAGCCTGACGGCCAAGCTCCTCAAGCTCGTCAACAGCCCCTTCTACGGCCTGCCCCACCGCATCGACTCCATTTCCCGGGCCGTCATGGTGCTTGGCGGCCAGGAAGTCTCCACCCTGGCCCTTGGCATCTCGGCCATCAACGCCTTCAAGGACATCCCCCCGGAACTGATCAACATGCGCACGTTCTGGGAGCATTCCGTGGCCGTCGGCGTCTTTGCCCGGCTGCTCGGCGCGGCCACGGGCAAAAACGGCGGCGAGCGGCTGTTCGTGTCCGGCATCCTCCACGACATCGGCCGGCTGATCCTTTTCAAAAAGCTGCCCCACGCGGCCGTGGAAGCCATCTACTACGCCAAGGCCAACCAGATGCCGCTCTACGACGCCGAAAACGAGGTCATGGGCTTCGCCCATCCGCTCATCGGCGGCCTGCTCCTGCGCGCCTGGAAATTCCCCGAGGCCCTGGTGGCCACCATCTCCTGCCACCACAAGCCCGAGGCCTGCCCGGGCGACATCGAGCCGGCCATCCTGCATGTGGCCGACATCATGGCCGTGGCCCTGGGGCATTCCCCGCCGGCCTCCTCCATCGTCTCGACCCTGGACGCGGCGGCCTGGGATTCCCTTGGCCTCGCCCCGGAGCGCCTGCCCGAAGTGGCGGCGGCCGGCCTGTCCCAGGTCGGCGACATCGTCAGCGCCTTTTTCCCTGTCCGCAAAAACTGACCAAACCCAAGCCAAGCGAGGTTTGCCCGTGTCCATCGGTGATTTTCATCGCGGCCGCCGGTTGCGCCGCACGTCCGCCCTGCGCGGAATGGTCCGCGAGACCGAACTGCGTCCCGCCGACCTCATCCAGGGCTATTTCGTAGTCGAGAGCGGAGACCGGAACTTCGAGAAACCCATCCCGTCCATGCCCGGCCAGTCCCAGTTTTCCGTGGACCGGCTCGTGGCCCGGGTCGGGGCGGCCATGGACAAGGGCCTTACGGCAGCCATCCTTTTCGGCCTGCCCGAGAAGAAGGACCCGGCCGGCACAGGGGCCTATGCCGACGACGGCATTGTCCAGCGGGCGGTGATGCGCCTCAAGGAAACCTACCCCGATCTGGTCGTGGTCACCGACGTCTGCCTGTGCGAATACACCAGCCACGGCCACTGCGGCCTGCTCGACGGCCACGGCGAGGTCCAAAACGACCCCACCCTGGACCTGCTCGCCAAGACCGCCGTCAGCCAGGCCCGGGCCGGGGCCGACATCATCGCCCCGTCCGACATGATGGACGGCCGGGTGGCGGCCATCCGGGGCGCCCTGGACGGCGCCGGCTTCTCCCACATCCCCATCATGTCCTATGCCGTCAAATACGCCTCGGCCTTCTACGGCCCCTTTCGCGAGGCGGCCGACAGCGCCCCGGCCTTCGGCGACCGCAAGGGCTACCAGATGGACCCGGCCAACGTGCGCGAGGGCCTGCGCGAGGCGGCGGCCGACTTCGCCGAGGGCGCGGACATCCTCATGGTCAAGCCGGCCATGCCCTATCTCGACGTCATCCGGCTCCTGCGCGACACCTTCGACACCCCCATCGCCGCCTACCAGGTGAGCGGCGAATACGCCATGCTCATGGCCGCCATCAATAACGGCTGGCTCGACCGCCAGCGCTCCATCCTGGAGGCGCTGACCGGCATCAAGCGCGCCGGCGCGGACATGATCATCACGTATTTCGCGGAAGAGGTGCTGGACTGGTTGTAGGGAAGACGCGAAGATGCCTCCGGCGGCCGGGGGGGATTTTCCAGCCCCCCCGGACCCCCTGAAAGGGGGACGGGCTGAATGGCCGGTCCTCCTTTTTGCGCGGCGCGGGGGGGGAACCGGCCGGGTGGGTCCGGGAGGGGGCACCCCTCCCGGCCGCCGGAAGCATTCTCCCTTCTCCCTCGCGTCTTGCCTCGCCCGGGCAAACCATTATATCTGACGGACCGCCGCGAGGCACGGCTTCGCGCCAAATCCAGACCAAGGAGAGGACCGTCGGGCAGCCTTGCCCGGGGTCCGCACAGGATATGCAGCATCCACACGGCAAGGGCCCCGGCCATCCCCAGGCCGGCGGCCATCCTTCCGGCCATCCCGGCGGCCAGCCGGGCGGCCATCCCCACGGCGGGCCCGGCGGCATGCCGCCCCTGCGTCTTGTCGCCTGGGAGGTGACCCGGGCCTGCAACCTGGCCTGCAAGCACTGCCGGGCCGAGGCCTGCCTCGACCCCTGGCCGGGCGAGTTCGACACCACGGAAGCCAAGGCGCTGATCGACACCTTCCCGGAGACCGGCAGCCCCATCATCATCTTCACCGGCGGCGAGCCGCTCCTGCGCCCGGACATCTTCGAACTGGTCCGTCACGCCGGGAGCAAGGACCTGCGCTGCGTCATGGCCCCCAACGGCACCCTCGTGACGGCCGAGAACGCCCGGGAAATCAAGGCGTCCGGCATCGCCCGGTGCTCCATCTCCATCGACGCGCCAAACGCCAGGGACCACGACGCGTTTCGGGGTGTGCCCGGGGCCTTCGAGGGGGCTTTGCGCGGCATCGAGTTCCTGAAATCGGCGGGCGTGGAGTTCCAGATCAACACCACGGTCACCAAGCACAACATGGGGAACTTCAAGGAAATCTTCCAGCTGGCCGACAGGCTCGGCGCGGCCGCCTGGCACATCTTCCTGCTTGTGCCGACCGGCCGGGCCGCCGACCTCGGGGCCGAGATCATCACGGCCAAGGAATACGAGGAAGTGCTCAACTGGTTCTACGACTTCCGCAAGACCACCAGCATGCACCTCAAAGCCACCTGCGCCCCGCACTACTATCGGATCATGCGCCAGCGGGCCAAGGCCGAGGGCGTGGCCGTGACGCCCGACACCTTTGGCATGGACGCCATGACGCGCGGCTGCCTCGGCGGCACGGGCTTCTGCTTCATCTCGGCCGTGGGCCAGGTCCAGCCCTGCGGCTACCTGGACCTCGACTGCGGCAATGTCCGCGACAAGCCGTTCCCCGAGATCTGGCGCACCTCGCCCCAGTTTCTCCAGTTTCGCAACAAGGACGAGTACCAGGGCAAGTGCGGCGTGTGCGAATACCACCGCGTCTGCGGCGGCTGCCGGGCCCGGGCCCAGACCATGTCCGGCGGCTACATGGCCCCGGAGCCCCTTTGCGACTATACGCCCCGGGAGGCCCCGAAAGGCTGACTCGTCCTGTCTTTGGCCCTGTGAACGCGGGGGCGGGGCCTGCCGGCCCCCGCGTTTCCGCTTCGGCGCCGGACCCGGCGCGGGCCATGGGCGAGCGGCGCCGCCATCGGCCTTTTTCCCGCCTGTAACCATCCCTTTCTTCCCGGCGACGGGCAAGGGAGCACCCGGATACGGCCGCTTCGTCTTCGCGAGGTCCGCCCGCCCGACAACCTTCCCGCCGGAGCGCCCTTGCCTCTTTTTCCGCCCCAGGCCGCCGACCGGCTTCCGCCGGTGGACGGCCCCATCGATCCCGATGTCTCGGCCCGCATCGATGTCCTGCGCGCCGTTTTGATCGGCCTGATCGTGGTCTGCCACGGCGGCCGCTGGATCGGTTCGGACGTGCCGTTCGCCAATCCCGGCGTGGAATTCGGCCTGACGTTGGTCAACCGGGGCCTGGACTGCGTGGCGGTGCCGCTTTTCTTCGCCATCGCCGGTTTCCTGCTCCTGCGAAAGCTCGAATGCTCGGCCACGGCCTACCTGGCCCTCCTGCGCCGGAAATTCGTGGCCATTGGCATCCCTTTCCTGATTTTCAACGCCGTCTGGATCGTCTGGTTGCTGGCGGTCGGCAGCATCGCGCTTTTCGGCTCGCGGTCGTATCTGCTTGAGGCCGGCATCGTGGCCAAGCTTTTCGGCCTCGGCACCCCGCCGCTCAACTACCCGCTGTGGTTCCTGCGCGACCTGCTCCTCGTTTTTGTCCTCACGCCGGTCTTTCTGGTCTTCTACCGGCGGCTGCCGGTGGCCGGGCTGGTGGGACTCCTCCTGCTGTGGCTGGTCGGGGAGCCGGCCGGCGAGTACTCGCTCGGCGGGTTCGCCTTCGCCTTCTACGCGGGCGGCTTTCTGGCCCGAAGGGGAGTGAATCTCCGGGACACGGCCGGGTGGGACAAATATGTGTTGCCGCTTTTCCTGGCCGGGAGCGTCCTGGTCGGGGCCTCGCCGTGGCTGGGGCTCGACGCCTACCAGCTGGCGGCGGTCAAAAAGGCCTACCAGATCGTCGGCGTGGCCGGGTTCTGGTGCCTGTCGCGCCAGGGTTGGGTGAAGGGGAGCCGGGCCTTGCAGGCCATGGCGGCCCTCAGTTTCTTCATCTTCCTGACCCACGAGCCGACCGTGTCGGTCCTGCAATCGCGGCTTATGGGCCTGTGGCGGCCGACGG encodes:
- the ahbD gene encoding heme b synthase, with product MQHPHGKGPGHPQAGGHPSGHPGGQPGGHPHGGPGGMPPLRLVAWEVTRACNLACKHCRAEACLDPWPGEFDTTEAKALIDTFPETGSPIIIFTGGEPLLRPDIFELVRHAGSKDLRCVMAPNGTLVTAENAREIKASGIARCSISIDAPNARDHDAFRGVPGAFEGALRGIEFLKSAGVEFQINTTVTKHNMGNFKEIFQLADRLGAAAWHIFLLVPTGRAADLGAEIITAKEYEEVLNWFYDFRKTTSMHLKATCAPHYYRIMRQRAKAEGVAVTPDTFGMDAMTRGCLGGTGFCFISAVGQVQPCGYLDLDCGNVRDKPFPEIWRTSPQFLQFRNKDEYQGKCGVCEYHRVCGGCRARAQTMSGGYMAPEPLCDYTPREAPKG
- a CDS encoding HDOD domain-containing protein, with the protein product MGRLPLDALEPGMTLASDLLGADGQMLLPKGMVLGESHIASLRRRGVAGADVAGPGDAEAEADAAIDPALVEQSAAHVGRRFVVNDLAHPAMAALYEAAVMDLARSLAAGAPLPADSLPSPRAESMGDLFFKEEGGAADLVESEVKLASFPDIYFKIRQVLDSPVSTPVQVADVISKDTSLTAKLLKLVNSPFYGLPHRIDSISRAVMVLGGQEVSTLALGISAINAFKDIPPELINMRTFWEHSVAVGVFARLLGAATGKNGGERLFVSGILHDIGRLILFKKLPHAAVEAIYYAKANQMPLYDAENEVMGFAHPLIGGLLLRAWKFPEALVATISCHHKPEACPGDIEPAILHVADIMAVALGHSPPASSIVSTLDAAAWDSLGLAPERLPEVAAAGLSQVGDIVSAFFPVRKN
- a CDS encoding acyltransferase family protein, producing the protein MPLFPPQAADRLPPVDGPIDPDVSARIDVLRAVLIGLIVVCHGGRWIGSDVPFANPGVEFGLTLVNRGLDCVAVPLFFAIAGFLLLRKLECSATAYLALLRRKFVAIGIPFLIFNAVWIVWLLAVGSIALFGSRSYLLEAGIVAKLFGLGTPPLNYPLWFLRDLLLVFVLTPVFLVFYRRLPVAGLVGLLLLWLVGEPAGEYSLGGFAFAFYAGGFLARRGVNLRDTAGWDKYVLPLFLAGSVLVGASPWLGLDAYQLAAVKKAYQIVGVAGFWCLSRQGWVKGSRALQAMAALSFFIFLTHEPTVSVLQSRLMGLWRPTGTAAQLIAYPVVGLAAILLLYGLGRLLAKAAPGLYAVLTGAPPRRRFAPVPPPRKPLSEAGSVAAGLCREEGKG
- the hemB gene encoding porphobilinogen synthase; translated protein: MSIGDFHRGRRLRRTSALRGMVRETELRPADLIQGYFVVESGDRNFEKPIPSMPGQSQFSVDRLVARVGAAMDKGLTAAILFGLPEKKDPAGTGAYADDGIVQRAVMRLKETYPDLVVVTDVCLCEYTSHGHCGLLDGHGEVQNDPTLDLLAKTAVSQARAGADIIAPSDMMDGRVAAIRGALDGAGFSHIPIMSYAVKYASAFYGPFREAADSAPAFGDRKGYQMDPANVREGLREAAADFAEGADILMVKPAMPYLDVIRLLRDTFDTPIAAYQVSGEYAMLMAAINNGWLDRQRSILEALTGIKRAGADMIITYFAEEVLDWL